A genomic segment from Dasypus novemcinctus isolate mDasNov1 chromosome X, mDasNov1.1.hap2, whole genome shotgun sequence encodes:
- the LOC101435083 gene encoding small integral membrane protein 10-like protein 2A: MAASAALSAAAAAALSGLVVRLSRSAAVRGSYGAFCKGLTRTLLTFFDLAWRLRMNFPYFYVVASVMLNVRLQVRIE, encoded by the coding sequence ATGGCGGCGTCGGCGGCTCTgtcggcggcggcggctgcggcCCTGTCGGGCCTGGTGGTGCGACTGTCGCGCTCGGCCGCGGTGCGCGGCTCCTATGGCGCCTTCTGCAAGGGGCTCACGCGCACGCTGCTCACCTTCTTCGACCTGGCCTGGCGGCTGCGCATGAACTTCCCCTACTTCTACGTGGTGGCGTCGGTGATGCTGAACGTCCGCCTGCAGGTGCGGATCGAGTGA